One window of the Natronomonas marina genome contains the following:
- a CDS encoding CNNM domain-containing protein, which yields MNGLELTLRLLSGVLLILANGFFVAIEFALTRVRQYPKSEFDVPGLERAWEMTQDLEIYLTSCQVGISATSIAVGIVAEPALASLIDPVFENTLLTSIGAGGILAFVIINLLHLTHGEQTPTYLGVERTKFVARYGATPLYWFAKLLYPVIVLGDSVAKWTLGLFGVEMTGAWLETETDRVESRADLRHRLGTLLDQGNLSEERQEEILNAFTVGEQPVSDIMTDREDIIFLSTAVSAQENFDRIGTSPHTRFPLIGDDPADYRGVVYVPAVVDQIDELRHGEVTFEDVAAPPMTLRADTLISDAVDQFQDEHQELALVYEEDEENVVGLITATDALEAVMGEIEDPLDIKLKEQKSVPQ from the coding sequence ATGAATGGTCTCGAACTAACGCTCCGCCTACTGAGCGGTGTTTTGCTTATCCTCGCAAACGGATTCTTCGTCGCGATCGAGTTCGCACTCACTCGCGTGCGACAGTACCCCAAGTCCGAGTTCGACGTCCCGGGACTCGAGCGAGCCTGGGAGATGACACAGGATCTCGAAATCTATCTCACGAGTTGTCAGGTCGGCATCTCTGCGACGAGTATCGCCGTCGGCATCGTCGCGGAACCCGCCCTGGCTTCGTTGATCGATCCAGTGTTCGAGAACACACTGCTCACGTCGATTGGGGCGGGTGGCATCCTTGCGTTCGTCATCATCAATCTGCTCCACCTGACCCACGGCGAACAGACACCCACGTATCTCGGGGTCGAGCGGACGAAGTTCGTCGCTCGGTACGGCGCGACACCGCTGTACTGGTTTGCCAAGCTGCTCTATCCGGTCATCGTGCTCGGAGACAGCGTCGCCAAATGGACGCTCGGGCTGTTCGGTGTTGAGATGACCGGTGCCTGGCTAGAAACCGAAACCGACCGGGTCGAATCCCGGGCGGACCTCCGCCACCGGCTCGGGACTTTGCTCGACCAAGGGAATCTTTCTGAGGAACGGCAAGAAGAGATCCTGAACGCCTTCACTGTCGGCGAACAGCCCGTCAGCGATATCATGACCGATCGTGAGGACATTATTTTTCTCTCGACAGCCGTCTCTGCGCAAGAAAATTTCGATCGAATCGGAACAAGCCCGCACACGCGATTTCCCTTGATTGGTGACGATCCAGCCGACTATCGAGGGGTTGTCTACGTTCCTGCAGTTGTTGATCAGATCGACGAACTCCGGCATGGCGAGGTCACGTTCGAGGATGTCGCTGCTCCACCGATGACGCTCCGAGCAGACACGCTCATCAGCGATGCCGTCGACCAGTTTCAGGACGAACATCAAGAACTCGCGCTCGTGTATGAAGAGGACGAGGAGAACGTCGTGGGACTGATCACTGCGACAGACGCCCTCGAAGCAGTGATGGGTGAGATCGAAGACCCCCTCGACATCAAACTCAAGGAACAGAAAAGCGTCCCCCAGTGA
- a CDS encoding sulfatase: protein MDPNVVWVTLDSVRADHTTMGGYHRDTTPNLARIADGEDGAAFQHCISSGTGTPYSSASILSGTYPTRHGVKIDNEYLPERLETLPETLGRAGYRTACLSRNSYVSPGTGLDRGFDRFSWVSGSTILDAVPLRTLVKYFFNLRRHSAGLARDTAKYATPYVMNDTAKRWLDDLRAAEPFFFYLHYNEPHRPYYPPLPWMDTYTDDIEMSASEAAEFAIEVHRTLDERIAEGLDFTDEEWAALHAMYDAEIRYTDEMIGRLFDHVQSLDLGPTIFVVTADHGELFGERGLLSHKVAVDDALTHVPLVTHGFGDIEGQADELVQHVDLTTTLSAMVGEGIDQHQGVDLRETTREHAFVQRGPFDFDLFTDVNPDFDTSRFHHGPVHGIRTKEFRYERSDSMERLYELPDEETDVRQQYPEVTEDLSATLEAWVEANADPIEAESDSQLDESMRRQLRDLGYVE from the coding sequence ATGGACCCGAACGTCGTCTGGGTGACGCTCGACAGCGTCCGGGCCGACCACACCACGATGGGCGGCTACCACCGGGACACGACGCCGAACCTCGCACGTATCGCCGACGGCGAGGACGGCGCCGCCTTCCAGCACTGCATCTCCTCGGGGACGGGCACGCCCTACTCGTCGGCGTCGATACTGAGCGGGACCTATCCGACCAGACACGGCGTGAAAATCGACAACGAGTACCTGCCCGAGCGCCTGGAGACGCTGCCGGAGACCCTCGGGCGGGCCGGCTACCGGACGGCCTGTCTGTCGCGGAACTCCTACGTCAGCCCCGGCACGGGCCTGGACCGCGGCTTCGACCGCTTCTCGTGGGTCTCCGGGTCGACCATCCTCGACGCCGTCCCCCTGCGGACGCTCGTCAAGTACTTCTTCAACCTCCGGCGTCACTCGGCGGGGCTGGCCCGCGACACCGCCAAGTACGCCACGCCGTACGTGATGAACGACACCGCCAAACGGTGGCTCGACGACCTCCGGGCGGCGGAGCCGTTCTTCTTTTACCTTCACTACAACGAGCCGCACCGACCCTACTACCCGCCGCTGCCGTGGATGGACACCTACACCGACGACATCGAGATGTCCGCCTCGGAAGCCGCCGAGTTCGCCATCGAGGTCCACCGGACGCTCGACGAGCGCATCGCGGAGGGACTCGACTTCACCGACGAGGAGTGGGCCGCCCTCCACGCGATGTACGACGCCGAGATACGCTACACCGACGAGATGATCGGCCGGCTGTTCGATCACGTCCAGTCGCTGGACCTCGGACCGACGATATTCGTCGTGACGGCCGACCACGGCGAACTGTTCGGCGAGCGCGGCCTCCTGTCGCACAAGGTGGCCGTCGACGACGCGCTGACGCACGTCCCGCTCGTCACCCACGGGTTCGGGGACATCGAGGGGCAGGCCGACGAACTCGTCCAGCACGTCGACCTCACGACGACGCTTTCGGCGATGGTCGGGGAGGGGATCGACCAGCACCAGGGCGTCGACCTCCGGGAGACGACCCGAGAGCACGCCTTCGTCCAGCGGGGCCCCTTCGACTTCGACCTCTTCACCGACGTCAACCCCGACTTCGACACCTCGCGGTTCCACCACGGGCCGGTCCACGGGATCCGGACCAAGGAGTTCCGCTACGAGCGCAGCGACTCGATGGAGCGACTGTACGAACTCCCCGACGAGGAGACCGACGTCCGCCAGCAGTACCCCGAGGTGACCGAGGACCTG
- a CDS encoding lipopolysaccharide biosynthesis protein has protein sequence MRIGQKSFVVFVSKFLGSALGFVATIYFANVLGSEVLGYYAAVLALVAWLRLAGDFGVGSAMRKRISEGDEPAAYLVAGFALVGALATAIAAAVLLAGGLVDDYVGRPVAAFVALLVLTELFRLSTIAALEGERLVHVAGLLSPLKIGVRSLVQIGLVVAGLGLTGMLVGYAVGGVLVGVAGLTVVSVGIARPERRHVESLVDFAKFSWLGKLQARSFNDVDVLVLTALVPSGLVGVYYVAWRVTKFLTLFGSAISSTMFPELSRADAEGSEETVSTLVTDALTYNGLLIIPGLVGSALIGRGLLRIYGPEFVQGATVLWVLVLAALVYGYQEQLMYALNALDRPDIAFRVNLVFIVSNVLLNVVLVVAIGFLGAAIATAISATLGLTLSYLALRSLASFRVPVGEIGRQVAAAAAMGVVVALGRRVAAALDPSVEFLPVVTANAVTVGALVVLGAAAYFLSLLGLSAQFRATVLSNLPASVRP, from the coding sequence ATGAGAATCGGCCAGAAATCGTTCGTCGTCTTCGTCTCGAAGTTCCTGGGCTCGGCGCTCGGCTTCGTCGCCACCATCTACTTCGCCAACGTCCTCGGGTCGGAGGTGCTGGGCTACTACGCCGCCGTGCTGGCGCTGGTGGCGTGGCTTCGGCTGGCCGGCGACTTCGGCGTCGGGTCGGCGATGCGAAAACGCATCAGCGAGGGCGACGAGCCCGCCGCCTACCTCGTTGCGGGCTTTGCGCTCGTCGGCGCCCTGGCGACGGCCATCGCCGCCGCGGTGCTGCTGGCGGGCGGCCTCGTCGACGACTACGTCGGCCGGCCGGTCGCCGCCTTCGTCGCACTGCTCGTCCTGACGGAACTGTTCCGGCTGTCGACCATCGCGGCCCTGGAGGGCGAACGCCTCGTCCACGTCGCCGGCCTGCTGTCGCCGCTGAAGATCGGCGTCCGCAGCCTCGTCCAGATCGGCCTGGTCGTCGCCGGCCTCGGACTCACCGGCATGCTGGTCGGCTACGCGGTGGGCGGCGTCCTCGTCGGCGTCGCCGGTCTCACCGTCGTCTCCGTCGGGATTGCCCGGCCCGAACGCCGCCACGTCGAGAGCCTCGTCGACTTCGCCAAGTTCTCCTGGCTCGGGAAGCTACAGGCCCGGTCGTTCAACGACGTCGACGTCCTCGTGTTGACGGCGCTGGTCCCGTCCGGACTCGTCGGCGTCTACTACGTGGCCTGGCGGGTCACGAAGTTCCTCACGCTGTTCGGGTCGGCCATCAGTTCGACGATGTTCCCCGAGTTGAGCCGCGCCGACGCCGAGGGCAGCGAGGAGACCGTCTCGACGCTCGTCACCGACGCCCTGACCTACAACGGCCTGCTCATCATCCCCGGTCTCGTCGGGAGCGCGCTCATCGGTCGCGGGCTGCTCCGAATCTACGGCCCCGAGTTCGTCCAGGGGGCCACGGTGCTGTGGGTGCTGGTGCTGGCCGCGCTCGTCTACGGCTACCAGGAGCAGTTGATGTACGCGCTGAACGCGCTGGACCGGCCGGACATCGCCTTCCGCGTCAACCTCGTCTTCATCGTCTCGAACGTCCTGCTGAACGTCGTTCTGGTGGTCGCAATCGGCTTCCTCGGCGCGGCCATCGCCACCGCGATTTCGGCGACCCTCGGGCTGACGCTGTCGTATCTCGCGTTGCGCTCGCTGGCCTCGTTCCGCGTCCCGGTCGGCGAAATCGGCCGGCAGGTCGCCGCTGCGGCCGCGATGGGCGTCGTCGTCGCCCTCGGCCGGCGGGTGGCGGCCGCGCTGGACCCCAGCGTCGAGTTCCTGCCGGTCGTCACCGCCAACGCCGTCACCGTCGGCGCACTCGTCGTCCTCGGGGCGGCCGCCTACTTCCTCTCGCTCTTGGGGCTGTCCGCGCAGTTCCGCGCGACGGTCCTCTCGAACCTCCCGGCGAGCGTCCGGCCCTGA
- a CDS encoding SDR family oxidoreductase — translation MPTALVTGAAGFIGSNLAEALLDRGYEVRGVDNFATGRSSNLEPLESREDFEFHEADIRDGDAMADAVSGVDYLFHQAAVASVPRSVEDPVTSTGANCTGTATVLDAARRADVDTAVVASSSSVYGSSEQLPKVETMEVTPESPYALSKYFTEELALEFSDFYDIDTVALRYFNIFGPRQDPEGQYAAVIPKFIDLMLDDERPVIFGDGEQSRDFTYIDNAVEANVLAAEGDVTGEAFNVGTGGRVTVNGLVDALNEQLGTDIDPVHDDPRPGDVRHSHADISKAEELLGYDPEVGFEEGLERTIEYYR, via the coding sequence ATGCCGACCGCACTCGTCACCGGCGCCGCCGGCTTCATCGGGTCGAACCTCGCCGAGGCGCTGCTCGACCGCGGGTACGAGGTCCGCGGCGTCGACAACTTCGCAACCGGCCGGTCCAGCAACCTCGAACCGCTCGAATCCCGCGAGGACTTCGAGTTCCACGAGGCCGACATCCGGGACGGCGACGCGATGGCCGACGCAGTCTCCGGCGTCGACTACCTCTTCCACCAGGCGGCCGTCGCCTCCGTCCCCCGCAGCGTCGAGGACCCCGTCACGTCGACGGGCGCCAACTGCACCGGAACGGCGACGGTGCTTGACGCCGCCCGCCGGGCCGACGTCGACACCGCCGTCGTCGCCTCCTCGTCGTCGGTGTACGGCTCCAGCGAGCAGTTGCCGAAGGTCGAGACGATGGAGGTCACTCCCGAATCGCCGTACGCCCTCTCGAAGTACTTCACCGAGGAACTGGCCCTGGAGTTCAGCGACTTCTACGACATCGACACCGTCGCGCTGCGGTACTTCAACATCTTCGGGCCGCGCCAGGACCCCGAGGGCCAGTACGCCGCCGTCATCCCGAAGTTCATCGACCTGATGCTCGACGACGAACGACCGGTCATCTTCGGCGACGGCGAGCAGTCCCGCGACTTCACCTACATCGACAACGCCGTGGAGGCGAACGTGTTGGCCGCGGAGGGCGACGTGACCGGCGAGGCGTTCAACGTCGGCACCGGCGGCCGCGTCACCGTCAACGGACTGGTCGACGCGCTGAACGAGCAACTCGGGACGGACATCGACCCCGTCCACGACGACCCCCGCCCGGGCGACGTGCGACACTCCCACGCCGACATCTCGAAGGCCGAGGAGCTACTGGGGTACGACCCCGAGGTGGGCTTCGAGGAGGGTCTCGAGCGGACCATCGAGTACTATCGGTAG
- a CDS encoding sulfatase, producing the protein MAAEPNVLLVVLDSVRAKNAGLYGHARETTPFLAEFAEEATVYEGARTPGARSITGHASLFTGRTVEGHGLTSADRRLRPGTTVFETLQSAGYETAVFSENVWITDVDIGLRRGFDTVVGPQNVPFPEALDARRFVAEAGRGNYAEFLRAAAESGRPLRSLANGAATKLAADYPRLNPFDSSPPGDVYLDRFLEWHDDRDGPWAACLNLMDAHRPYEPRPEHDVWGDDELRSLQERVPNDWQLLSRPEGWWKLFAVESLYDGAIRQADALVERLVATLRRRGELEETLLVITSDHGEGFGEPSRVRPGIRVAGHNTALHEVILHVPLVVRFPGEGDGERVSGLASVAEFPAAVADAREGAAGPDSFRTDTAYATSYGLLMDDQLRSRAERYGNPDELEGFNDRLRAVYEDDGDTVRKHVAWGDRRAVTVRIRDATTAYVEREIDPAEVDERFEAVDDAGLVEEGAGIDAVDEGTQKRLEDLGYM; encoded by the coding sequence ATGGCCGCCGAACCGAACGTCCTGCTCGTGGTCCTCGACAGCGTTCGCGCGAAGAACGCCGGCCTCTACGGCCACGCCCGCGAGACGACGCCGTTCCTCGCGGAGTTCGCCGAGGAGGCCACCGTCTACGAGGGTGCACGGACCCCCGGCGCCCGCAGCATCACCGGCCACGCGAGCCTCTTCACCGGCCGGACCGTCGAGGGCCACGGCCTGACCAGCGCCGACCGGCGACTCCGGCCAGGGACGACGGTGTTCGAGACGCTGCAATCGGCGGGCTACGAGACGGCCGTCTTCTCGGAGAACGTCTGGATAACCGATGTCGACATCGGTCTCCGGCGGGGATTCGACACCGTCGTCGGCCCGCAGAACGTCCCGTTCCCGGAGGCGCTGGACGCCCGCCGGTTCGTCGCCGAGGCGGGTCGCGGCAACTACGCGGAGTTCCTCCGGGCGGCCGCAGAAAGCGGCCGGCCGCTCCGGTCGCTGGCCAACGGCGCCGCGACGAAACTCGCCGCCGACTACCCCCGGCTGAACCCCTTCGATAGCTCGCCGCCGGGCGACGTCTACCTCGACCGCTTCCTCGAGTGGCACGACGACCGCGACGGCCCGTGGGCGGCCTGTCTGAACCTCATGGACGCCCACCGGCCCTACGAGCCGCGGCCCGAACACGACGTGTGGGGCGACGACGAACTGCGCTCGCTGCAGGAGCGGGTGCCGAACGACTGGCAACTGCTCTCGCGGCCGGAGGGGTGGTGGAAACTGTTCGCCGTCGAGTCGCTGTACGACGGCGCCATCCGGCAGGCCGACGCGCTCGTCGAACGGCTGGTTGCGACGCTGCGGCGCCGCGGCGAGTTGGAGGAGACGCTGCTCGTGATAACGAGCGACCACGGCGAGGGGTTCGGCGAACCCAGTCGCGTCCGCCCCGGCATCCGGGTGGCGGGCCACAACACTGCCCTCCACGAGGTCATCCTCCACGTTCCGCTGGTCGTCCGGTTCCCCGGCGAGGGCGACGGCGAGCGCGTGTCCGGCCTCGCCTCCGTCGCGGAGTTCCCCGCGGCCGTCGCCGACGCCCGCGAGGGGGCGGCCGGTCCCGACTCGTTCCGGACGGACACCGCCTACGCCACCTCCTACGGCCTCCTGATGGACGACCAGTTGCGGTCGCGCGCCGAGCGCTACGGGAATCCCGACGAACTGGAGGGGTTCAACGACCGCCTCCGGGCGGTCTACGAGGACGACGGCGACACGGTTCGCAAGCACGTCGCCTGGGGCGACCGGCGGGCGGTGACGGTCCGAATCCGGGACGCCACCACCGCCTACGTCGAGCGGGAAATCGACCCCGCCGAGGTCGACGAGCGGTTCGAGGCCGTCGACGACGCCGGCCTCGTCGAGGAGGGTGCCGGCATCGACGCCGTCGACGAGGGTACCCAGAAGCGACTCGAGGACCTCGGCTACATGTAG
- a CDS encoding RNA-guided endonuclease InsQ/TnpB family protein, whose amino-acid sequence MAWEVTRTVQVRLDVPDDRKSDLHATNSKFQYCANRTADWAWRYPDEDCVTSKSEAEAAIYDELRHETDGLHANLVQKAIKRATDDIDNCVDRLADGENTSKPEYDTFSIVYDKRAATYYRDTVSLATVNGRVECEYDLPDDPEGTPHGKYLLNEDYSFSTSTVHYDSGVDEFYLHAAMERELDVASPEKAEDSRVLGVDCNVDDHIAVTSTGRFVGNADYLNHQRREFEKRRASLQQTGTRSAHLTYHRIGDRFGRWSEDYLHRCSKEIVAEADRHGCTHIAFEDLEQIRERISDGKKFQQWAFNELQRQVAYKADEHGSVVETVGPSYTSQQCSKCGCTLEENRDGQRFACLDCSYSVNADYNAAKNVARKLALKLQRGQKSPAGGAFCQYALKSGVMTVNATDVASDAYVSAERESTDKPTASAVGS is encoded by the coding sequence ATGGCGTGGGAGGTAACTCGAACGGTTCAGGTTCGCCTTGACGTGCCCGACGACCGCAAGAGCGACCTCCACGCCACCAACAGCAAGTTCCAGTATTGTGCCAACCGTACCGCAGACTGGGCGTGGCGCTATCCCGACGAGGACTGTGTAACCAGCAAGAGCGAAGCCGAAGCCGCCATCTACGACGAACTCCGCCACGAGACGGACGGCCTTCACGCGAACCTCGTGCAGAAAGCCATCAAACGCGCCACCGACGACATCGACAACTGCGTTGACCGGCTTGCTGACGGCGAGAATACCAGCAAGCCCGAATACGACACGTTCAGCATCGTCTACGACAAGCGAGCCGCCACCTACTACCGCGACACGGTGAGTCTCGCCACCGTCAACGGGCGCGTTGAGTGCGAGTACGACCTGCCCGACGATCCCGAAGGCACACCACACGGCAAGTACCTGCTGAACGAGGACTACTCGTTTTCGACCAGTACCGTCCACTACGACAGCGGAGTCGACGAGTTCTACCTGCACGCGGCGATGGAACGCGAACTCGACGTTGCCAGTCCTGAGAAAGCCGAGGATTCGAGAGTCCTGGGCGTGGACTGCAACGTTGACGACCACATCGCCGTGACTTCGACAGGACGGTTCGTCGGCAACGCCGACTACCTCAACCACCAGCGCCGCGAGTTTGAGAAACGCCGTGCTAGCCTGCAACAGACCGGCACGCGAAGCGCCCACCTGACCTACCACCGCATCGGTGACAGATTCGGACGGTGGAGCGAAGACTACCTGCATCGGTGTTCCAAAGAAATTGTCGCAGAGGCCGACCGCCACGGCTGTACGCACATCGCGTTCGAGGACTTGGAGCAGATCCGAGAGCGCATCAGCGACGGCAAGAAGTTCCAGCAGTGGGCGTTCAACGAGTTACAGCGACAGGTCGCGTACAAAGCCGACGAACACGGCAGCGTGGTTGAGACAGTCGGCCCGTCTTACACCAGCCAGCAGTGCTCAAAGTGTGGCTGTACGCTCGAAGAAAACCGCGACGGGCAACGCTTCGCCTGTTTAGACTGTTCGTACTCGGTGAACGCCGACTACAACGCGGCGAAAAACGTGGCCCGGAAACTCGCGTTGAAACTCCAGCGAGGGCAGAAGTCCCCCGCTGGAGGGGCGTTCTGTCAGTACGCCCTGAAGTCGGGGGTGATGACCGTGAACGCTACTGACGTGGCGTCCGACGCTTACGTGTCGGCAGAACGGGAGTCCACCGACAAGCCCACCGCTTCAGCGGTGGGTAGCTGA
- a CDS encoding NAD(P)H-binding protein, whose product MRVLVVGATGFVGGRLVESLRSAGHEVVAFSRSASQSRFPDDVEIFEGDLGDPASLEGLCEEIDVAYYLIHSLTAENFAELDRTYARRFRELASAAGVDRVVYMSGISGDERDLSPHLASRREVESVLEAGSFDLTVLRAAIIIGAGSASFRIIDDLTDRLPVMAVPKWVRTPCQPIGIDDAVAYLVGVLDVEETRGGIYDIGAPTVWSYESLLKLTAKEKGKRILIVPVPVMSPGLSSHWLRLTTDVQYAIARPLAESMRNPVTVDPERDLQSVVPIEQTSVEVAIQQALAEG is encoded by the coding sequence ATGCGTGTCCTCGTTGTTGGAGCGACCGGGTTCGTTGGCGGCCGGCTCGTCGAGTCGCTGCGCTCGGCCGGCCATGAGGTCGTCGCCTTCTCCCGGAGCGCGAGCCAGTCGAGATTCCCGGACGATGTCGAGATATTCGAAGGCGACCTCGGCGATCCGGCCTCGCTGGAGGGGCTCTGTGAGGAGATCGACGTGGCCTACTACCTGATCCACTCGCTGACGGCCGAGAATTTCGCGGAGCTCGACCGCACCTACGCCCGCCGGTTCCGGGAGCTGGCGTCGGCAGCCGGCGTCGACAGGGTGGTCTACATGAGTGGCATCAGCGGCGACGAGCGGGACCTCTCGCCACACCTCGCCTCCCGCCGGGAGGTCGAGTCAGTACTCGAGGCCGGAAGCTTCGATCTGACCGTCCTCCGGGCGGCGATCATCATCGGTGCCGGCAGCGCGAGCTTCCGCATCATCGACGACCTCACCGACCGGCTGCCCGTGATGGCGGTTCCGAAGTGGGTGCGGACGCCGTGTCAACCGATCGGCATCGACGACGCTGTCGCCTACCTCGTCGGCGTCCTCGACGTCGAAGAGACCCGGGGCGGCATCTACGACATCGGCGCACCGACAGTGTGGTCCTACGAGTCCCTGCTGAAGTTGACCGCCAAGGAGAAGGGAAAGCGTATCCTGATCGTGCCGGTACCGGTGATGTCCCCGGGACTCTCTTCGCACTGGCTCCGACTGACAACGGACGTCCAGTACGCCATCGCCCGGCCGTTGGCCGAGAGTATGCGAAACCCCGTGACGGTCGACCCCGAGCGGGACCTGCAGTCGGTCGTTCCCATCGAGCAGACGTCGGTCGAGGTGGCGATCCAGCAGGCGCTTGCGGAGGGGTGA